A single region of the Anguilla rostrata isolate EN2019 chromosome 11, ASM1855537v3, whole genome shotgun sequence genome encodes:
- the LOC135235003 gene encoding importin-9 encodes MAGVNASGPGSVSAAGPVQQGLKEALIETLTAILSPVQEVRAAAEEQIKVLEVTEEFGVHLAELTVDPQGALAIRQLASVILKQYVETHWCSQSEKFRHPETSERAKAAIRQLLPGGLREAISKVRSSVAYAVSAIAHWDWPEAWPQLFTLLMDMLVSGDINAVHGAMRVLTEFTREVTDTQMPLVAPVILPEMYKIFTMAEVYSIRTRSRAVEIFTTCANLISAIEELEKGAAKALIFPVVQQFTEAFVQALQMPDGPSSDSGLKMEVLKAVTALVKNFPKPMVTSMQQILPIVWNTLTESAAFYVRTEVNYTEEVDDPVDSDGEVLGFENLVFSIFEFVHTLLENSRFKSTVKKALPELIYYVILYMQITEEQIKVWTANPQQFVEDEDDDTFSYTVRISAQDLLLAVAAEFQNESAAALAAAATKHLQEAEQAKNSGNEHWWKIHEACMLALGSVKSIITENVKSGRVQFDMHGFLANVILADLNLAAASPFLLGRALWAASRFTAAMSPELIQQFLQATVSGLHDSQPPSVRISAVRAIWGYCDQLKMSDSTHVLQPFLPSVLDGLVQLAAQFSSEVLTLVMETLCIVCTVDPAFTTGAESKICPLTIAIFLKYSNDPVVASLAQDIFKELAQIEACQGPMQMRLIPTLISIMQAPSDKIPAGLCATAIDILTTVVRHTKPPLSEMLICQAFPVVAHCTLHTDDNATMQNGGECLRAYVSVALEQVGQWRDEQGRGGLWYVMQVVSQLLDPRTSEFTAAFVGRLVSTLIAHAGTQLGDNLDQILRAILSKMQQAETLSVMQSLIMVFAHLVHSQLEPLLEFLCSLPGPTGKPALEFVMTEWMSRQHLFYGQYEGKVSTVALCKLLQHGLNTNDKRLQDIVVKGEEIFSASEGIRTRSKSAKNPERWTNIPLLVKIFKLIINELSSVVEANTTRSAAADWSHDSTDMWEEQEDEEEEDDEDEGPAGQLLSDLIASNKYDDDYYEDDDEEDPDALKDPIYQIDLQAYLTDFLTQFSQQPCYSMFSGHLNEAERRVLQSIGI; translated from the exons GCGAAGGCGGCGATTCGGCAGCTGCTCCCAGGCGGTCTGCGGGAGGCCATCAGTAAGGTGCGCTCCAGCGTGGCGTACGCGGTGTCCGCCATCGCGCACTGGGACTGGCCCGAGGCCTGGCCCCAACTCTTCACCCTGCTCATGGACATGCTGGTCAGCGGCGACATCAACGCCGTGCACGGAGCCATGAGAGTTCTCACAG agtTTACCCGTGAGGTCACGGATACGCAGATGCCGCTGGTTGCCCCGGTGATTTTACCAGAGATGTACAAGATCTTCACCATGGCCGAG GTTTACAGCATTCGCACACGCTCCAGAGCCGTGGAGATCTTCACCACCTGTGCCAACCTGATCTCTGCCAtcgaggagctggagaag gGTGCAGCCAAAGCCCTGATATTCCCTGTAGTGCAGCAGTTCACCGAGGCCTTTGTGCAAGCGCTGCAGATGCCCGACGGGCCGTCCTCCGACAGCGGACTCAAGATGGAGGTCCTGAAG GCGGTGACGGCCCTGGTGAAGAACTTCCCCAAGCCCATGGTGACCTCCATGCAGCAGATCCTGCCCATTGTCTGGAACACGCTAACCGAGAGCGCGGCTTT CTATGTCCGAACGGAAGTGAACTACACCGAGGAGGTGGACGACCCTGTCGACTCTGATG GGGAGGTGCTGGGCTTTGAGAACCTGGTGTTCAGCATCTTTGAGTTTGTCCACACCCTGCTGGAGAACAGCCGATTTAAGAGCACTGTGAAGAAGGCCCTGCCTGAGCTCATCTACTACGTCATCCTGTACATGCAGATCACCGAGGAGCAG ATCAAGGTGTGGACGGCCAACCCTCAGCAGTTTGTGGAGGACGAAGACGACGACACTTTCTCCTACACCGTGCGCATCTCTGCGCAGGACCTGCTGCTG GCAGTGGCCGCGGAGTTCCAGAATGAGAGCGCGGCAGCGTTGGCTGCAGCCGCTACGAAGCACCTGCAGGAGGCAGAGCAAGCCAAGAACAGTGGGAATGAGCACTG GTGGAAGATCCATGAGGCCTGCATGCTGGCGTTGGGCTCGGTGAAGAGCATCATCACGGAGAACGTGAAGAGCGGCCGGGTCCAGTTCGACATGCACGGCTTCCTGGCCAACGTCATCCTGGCGGACCTCAACCTGgcgg CCGCGTCCCCGTTCCTGCTGGGCCGCGCCCTGTGGGCCGCCAGCCGCTTCACGGCCGCCATGTCCCCCGAGCTCATCCAGCAGTTCCTCCAGGCCACCGTCAGCGGCCTGCACGACAGCCAGCCGCCCTCCGTCAGGATCTCCGCCGTGCGTGCCATCTGGGG gtacTGCGACCAGCTGAAGATGTCGGATAGCACGCACGTGCTGCAGCCCTTCCTCCCCAGCGTGCTGGACGGCCTGGTGCAGCTGGCGGCCCAGTTCAGCTCCGAGGTTCTGACGCTGGTGATGGAGACGCTCTGCATCGTCTGCACGGTGGACCCGGCCTTCACCACCGGCGCCGAGAGCAAGATCTGCCCGCTCACCATCGCCATCTTCCTCAAGTACAGCAAcg acCCGGTGGTGGCGTCGCTGGCGCAGGACATCTTTAAGGAGCTGGCGCAGATCGAGGCGTGCCAGGGCCCCATGCAGATGCGGCTCATCCCCACCCTGATCAGCATCATGCAGGCGCCGTCCGACAAGATCCCCGCCGGGCTGTGTGCA ACGGCCATTGACATCCTGACCACGGTGGTGCGGCACACCAAGCCTCCGCTCTCTGAGATGCTGATCTGCCAGGCCTTCCCTGTGGTGGCACATTGCACCCTGCACACGGACGACAACGCTACCATGCAG AACGGCGGCGAGTGTCTGCGCGCGTACGTCTCGGTGGCGCTGGAGCAGGTGGGGCAGTGGCGGGACGAGCAGGGCCGCGGGGGCCTCTGGTACGTGATGCAGGTGGTGAGCCAGCTCCTGGACCCGCGCACGTCCGAGTTCACGGCGGCCTTCGTGGGCCGGCTGGTCTCCACGCTCATCGCCCACGCCGGCACGCAGCTGGGCGACAACCTGGACCAGATCCTGCGCGCCATCCTCAGCAAGATGCAGCAGGCCGAGACGCTCAGCGTCATGCAG TCCCTGATCATGGTGTTCGCGCACCTGGTGCACTCCCAGCTGGAGCCGCTGCTGGAGTTCCTGTGCAGCCTGCCGGGCCCCACGGGGAAGCCCGCGCTCGAGTTCGTCATGACCGAGTGGATGAGCCGCCAGCACCTGTTCTACGGCCAGTACGAGGGCAAAGTCAG CACGGTGGCGCTGTGTAAGCTGCTGCAGCATGGACTCAACACCAACGACAAGCGGCTGCAGGACATCGTGGTGAAGGGCGAGGAGATCTTCAGCGCCAGCGAGGGCATCCGCACGCGCTCCAAAAGTGCCAAGA aCCCTGAACGCTGGACAAATATCCCTCTGCTGGTGAAGATTTTCAAGCTGATCATTAACGAGTTGTCCTCAGTGGTGGAGGCCAACACCACCAGAAGTGCAGCTGCAGACTGGAGCCATG ATTCAACAGATATGTGGGAGGAgcaggaagatgaagaggaggaggatgatgaggatgaaGGCCCAGCAGGGCAGCTACTTTCAGACCTCATTGCTTCTAATAAATATG ATGATGATTActatgaagatgatgatgaggaagacCCTGATGCCTTGAAGGATCCTATTTATCAAATAGATCTCCAG GCTTACCTCACAGACTTCCTGACGCAGTTCTCCCAGCAGCCCTGTTACTCCATGTTCTCCGGTCACCTGAACGAAGCCGAGCGCCGTGTTCTACAGTCCATCGGCATCTAA